A genomic region of Friedmanniella luteola contains the following coding sequences:
- a CDS encoding 1-phosphofructokinase family hexose kinase, which produces MITVAALSPSLDLTYLLDSYALGRMHRTPGPIAVAGGKALNMARAARAVGAEVVVVVLLGGPTGQRVARIGRSEGLELVVVEADAETRTCVSVAAADTGELTEIYEDSPGVPPAVLDRLETVLAAELGRRPGWLSISGRGPVGSPDAVPDLVRLGAAAGAAVAVDSHGEALPGAVAARPALLKINRAEAAEVLGVPEDGDLAAMATALHARSGAAVVLTDSTAGAVTAGADGVWRVGASTRRGRYAVGSGDSFLGGLLAGLDGGRPLAEAVRLGTGCAVANALVPGQGHFDVEVARTVADEVTLSRLG; this is translated from the coding sequence GTGATCACGGTCGCCGCGCTGAGCCCGTCCCTCGACCTGACCTACCTGCTGGACTCCTACGCCCTCGGGCGGATGCACCGCACGCCCGGGCCGATCGCCGTGGCCGGGGGCAAGGCCCTCAACATGGCGCGGGCGGCGCGCGCGGTGGGCGCCGAGGTGGTCGTCGTCGTGCTGCTCGGCGGTCCGACCGGCCAGCGGGTGGCGCGGATCGGCCGCTCGGAGGGGCTGGAGCTGGTCGTGGTGGAGGCCGACGCGGAGACCCGGACCTGCGTCTCGGTGGCCGCCGCGGACACCGGTGAGCTGACCGAGATCTACGAGGACTCCCCCGGCGTGCCGCCCGCGGTGCTGGACCGCCTCGAGACGGTGCTGGCCGCCGAGCTCGGCCGACGTCCGGGCTGGCTGTCGATCTCGGGCCGCGGGCCGGTGGGGTCGCCGGACGCCGTGCCCGACCTGGTCCGGCTGGGGGCGGCCGCCGGGGCCGCCGTCGCCGTGGACAGCCACGGGGAGGCGCTCCCCGGGGCCGTCGCCGCCCGGCCGGCGCTGCTCAAGATCAACCGGGCCGAGGCGGCGGAGGTGCTCGGCGTGCCCGAGGACGGGGACCTCGCGGCGATGGCGACGGCGCTGCACGCCCGCAGCGGGGCCGCGGTGGTGCTCACCGACTCGACGGCGGGCGCGGTGACCGCGGGAGCCGACGGCGTCTGGCGGGTCGGGGCCTCCACGCGGCGCGGCCGGTACGCCGTGGGCAGCGGGGACAGCTTCCTCGGCGGCCTGCTCGCGGGGCTCGACGGGGGCCGGCCGCTGGCCGAGGCCGTCCGGCTGGGCACCGGCTGCGCCGTGGCGAACGCCCTCGTCCCCGGCCAGGGGCACTTCGACGTCGAGGTGGCCCGCACGGTGGCGGACGAGGTGACGCTCAGCCGGCTGGGCTGA
- a CDS encoding DUF501 domain-containing protein produces MREPLTAEDETTVTAQLQRRPRGVAGVAARCPCGKPAVVATEPRLADGTPFPTTYYLTCPRATSACSTLESQGVMATMTARLQQDPALAGAYRAAHEAYLRDRAELGDVPEIAGVSAGGMPDRVKCLHVLVAHSLAAGPGVNPLGDEALAAVGEFWRRPCLADAGRPDHSSTDDSSTDREEDR; encoded by the coding sequence GTGCGCGAACCCCTGACGGCGGAGGACGAGACGACGGTGACGGCCCAGCTGCAGCGGCGCCCGCGCGGGGTGGCCGGCGTCGCCGCCCGCTGCCCCTGCGGCAAGCCGGCGGTCGTCGCGACCGAGCCCCGGCTCGCCGACGGCACCCCGTTCCCCACCACCTACTACCTGACCTGCCCGCGGGCGACGTCGGCCTGCTCCACGCTGGAGTCCCAGGGCGTCATGGCGACGATGACCGCCCGGCTGCAGCAGGACCCGGCGCTGGCCGGCGCCTACCGGGCGGCGCACGAGGCCTACCTGCGGGACCGCGCCGAGCTGGGTGACGTGCCCGAGATCGCCGGCGTCAGCGCCGGCGGGATGCCCGACCGCGTCAAGTGCCTGCACGTGCTGGTGGCGCACAGCCTGGCCGCCGGTCCGGGCGTGAACCCGCTCGGCGACGAGGCGCTCGCCGCCGTCGGTGAGTTCTGGCGCCGGCCCTGCCTGGCCGACGCGGGCCGCCCCGACCACAGCAGCACCGACGACAGCAGCACCGACCGCGAGGAGGACCGGTGA
- a CDS encoding Ppx/GppA phosphatase family protein, giving the protein MNRVAAVDCGTNSIRLLIAEAGPDGGLLELDRRTEIVRLGQGVDATGEFHPDALARTFAATDAYAALIRDAGVPSSRIRFVATSASRDARNRDAFFSGVHDRLGVTPEVISGDTEAQLSFVGALSRVRPGAEPVLVVDIGGGSTELIVGSAAGAVASAVSLDIGSVRLTERFLSAHPPAPEAVAEAAAHVDAQLDTSGIDFAAVGTWIGVAGTATTLAGVHLGLEQYDRARVHGSVITLPALHALFTRLVGATVEEIRALPSMHPGRADVVTAGTLIAVRIAERLRVEGWLVSESDILDGTALDLLRTAGPTGPH; this is encoded by the coding sequence GTGAACAGGGTCGCCGCCGTCGACTGCGGGACGAACTCCATCCGGCTGCTGATCGCCGAGGCCGGCCCCGACGGCGGGCTGCTCGAGCTGGACCGGCGCACCGAGATCGTCCGGCTGGGCCAGGGCGTCGACGCCACGGGGGAGTTCCACCCCGACGCGCTGGCCCGCACCTTCGCGGCCACCGACGCCTACGCGGCCCTCATCCGCGATGCCGGGGTGCCGAGCAGCCGGATCCGCTTCGTCGCCACCTCCGCCTCCCGCGACGCCCGCAACCGCGACGCGTTCTTCTCCGGCGTCCACGACCGGCTCGGGGTGACGCCGGAGGTGATCAGCGGGGACACCGAGGCGCAGCTCTCCTTCGTCGGGGCGCTCAGCCGGGTCCGCCCCGGGGCGGAGCCGGTGCTGGTCGTCGACATCGGCGGCGGCTCGACCGAGCTCATCGTCGGCAGCGCCGCGGGGGCGGTGGCGTCGGCCGTCTCGCTCGACATCGGCTCGGTCCGGCTGACGGAGCGCTTCCTGTCCGCGCACCCGCCCGCCCCGGAGGCCGTCGCCGAGGCGGCCGCCCACGTCGACGCCCAGCTCGACACCAGCGGCATCGACTTCGCGGCCGTCGGCACCTGGATCGGCGTCGCGGGCACCGCGACGACGCTGGCCGGCGTCCACCTCGGCCTCGAGCAGTACGACCGGGCGCGGGTGCACGGCTCGGTGATCACGCTGCCCGCGCTGCACGCCCTGTTCACGCGGCTGGTCGGGGCGACGGTCGAGGAGATCAGGGCGCTGCCCTCGATGCACCCCGGCCGGGCCGACGTCGTGACCGCCGGCACGCTGATCGCCGTCCGTATCGCGGAGCGGCTGCGCGTCGAGGGCTGGCTGGTCAGCGAGTCCGACATCCTCGACGGCACCGCGCTGGACCTGCTGCGCACGGCGGGGCCGACCGGCCCGCACTGA
- a CDS encoding metallophosphoesterase family protein translates to MLARHAARVRSRRALWSGVLRALGTTLVAALLAAPFAALWGIGHAEVEDYVGPHRVTFATSFSGEIAVDLGPIGRAFLPSPVAPVGVTATVGSVGTAASTLNSLFSSKTLAAYTSLYEEPEVVIGAIVDELQVAALLQGAGAEAVLLLAFAVWRLRSQLLSPWVARTVTRRRTGVAYVVVLVLVLGSILAPSSPAGTRIPITIAAGSRFASVTVDSRVLADLLDRGVRGVTLLSGRQQAAVRTYVDTAVDDLSSQLDRLPRPRPGETMLLGFSDLHCNQAMTELITRLTLATRPRVVLSSGDDTVNGTAVEKTCIRREAGIAAGAGVPLVVSSGNHDSDVTEAQQRAEEMVVLDGGVVEVAGLRTLGDDDPEHNVPFSQDRTLDRPESEEQLGARMLQAAAARPVDVLLVHQPAASVVLMTAADPGARLVLWGHFHSEAGPTVVEHADGSWTVGMQEGTAGGVRQPTITSFSTPFSPPLKSADVYFYFRDDATGLITGVQPVHFTPDAEVVIDDRVVTGDVDDLPAETRARLSGSTPSPTATPTG, encoded by the coding sequence GTGCTCGCGCGCCACGCCGCGCGCGTGCGGTCGCGCCGCGCGCTGTGGTCGGGGGTGCTGCGGGCGCTGGGCACCACCCTGGTCGCCGCCCTGCTGGCCGCGCCCTTCGCCGCCCTGTGGGGGATCGGCCACGCCGAGGTCGAGGACTACGTCGGCCCGCACCGGGTCACCTTCGCCACCAGCTTCTCCGGCGAGATCGCCGTCGACCTCGGCCCGATCGGCCGGGCCTTCCTGCCCAGCCCGGTCGCGCCGGTGGGCGTCACGGCGACGGTGGGCAGCGTGGGGACGGCGGCGTCGACGCTGAACTCACTGTTCTCCTCCAAGACGCTGGCGGCCTACACCAGCCTGTACGAGGAACCCGAGGTCGTCATCGGGGCCATCGTCGACGAGCTCCAGGTGGCCGCCCTGCTGCAGGGGGCGGGGGCGGAGGCCGTGCTGCTGCTGGCCTTCGCCGTCTGGCGGCTCCGCAGCCAGCTGCTGAGCCCGTGGGTGGCCCGCACGGTCACCCGCCGGCGGACCGGCGTGGCGTACGTCGTCGTGCTGGTGCTGGTCCTCGGCTCCATCCTCGCGCCCAGCTCCCCGGCCGGCACCCGCATCCCCATCACGATCGCCGCCGGCAGCCGGTTCGCGTCGGTGACGGTCGACAGCCGGGTGCTGGCGGACCTGCTCGACCGCGGCGTCCGCGGCGTGACCCTGCTCAGCGGACGCCAGCAGGCGGCGGTCCGGACCTACGTCGACACCGCCGTCGACGACCTGTCCTCCCAGCTGGACCGGCTGCCGCGCCCCCGGCCGGGGGAGACGATGCTGCTCGGCTTCAGCGACCTGCACTGCAACCAGGCGATGACCGAGCTGATCACCCGGCTCACGCTGGCCACCCGGCCGCGGGTCGTCCTCAGCTCCGGCGACGACACCGTCAACGGCACGGCCGTGGAGAAGACCTGCATCCGCCGCGAGGCCGGCATCGCGGCCGGCGCGGGCGTCCCCCTGGTGGTGTCCAGCGGCAACCACGACTCCGACGTCACCGAGGCCCAGCAGCGGGCCGAGGAGATGGTCGTCCTGGACGGCGGCGTCGTCGAGGTCGCCGGGCTGCGGACGCTCGGCGACGACGACCCCGAGCACAACGTGCCCTTCAGCCAGGACCGGACCCTGGACCGCCCCGAGAGCGAGGAGCAGCTGGGCGCCCGGATGCTGCAGGCCGCCGCGGCGCGCCCGGTGGACGTGCTGCTGGTCCACCAGCCGGCCGCCTCCGTCGTGCTGATGACGGCGGCCGACCCCGGCGCCCGGCTGGTGCTGTGGGGCCACTTCCACAGCGAGGCGGGGCCGACGGTGGTCGAGCACGCCGACGGGTCGTGGACGGTCGGCATGCAGGAGGGCACGGCCGGCGGCGTCCGCCAGCCCACCATCACCTCGTTCAGCACCCCGTTCTCGCCGCCGCTGAAGAGCGCCGACGTCTACTTCTACTTCCGTGACGACGCCACCGGGCTCATCACCGGGGTGCAGCCGGTGCACTTCACCCCCGACGCCGAGGTGGTCATCGACGACCGGGTGGTGACCGGCGACGTCGACGACCTGCCGGCCGAGACGCGGGCCCGGCTGAGCGGCAGCACCCCGTCCCCGACCGCGACCCCGACCGGCTGA
- a CDS encoding Bax inhibitor-1/YccA family protein has translation MLRSSNPILSKQDAFTPAAPQYGQNQYGRSPYNQYPPEAYGQPAPVQQAPEGRMTFDDVVTKTAVTLGLLAITAGLAWMLVPDSLYFPAMVLSGLVGFLVVLVVSFRRLVSPPLVLAYAAIEGVFIGMISKVFEGYYPGIVAQAVVATFFAAGVTLAAYKFFNIRVTAKFQKVVVISTIAFAALMLVNFIFSLATGTGGIRGGITGPVGPLALGISAFAIVLAVLNLVLDFDYVEKGVAMGAPARESWRAAFGLTVTMVWLYVEMLRLLSYLRR, from the coding sequence ATGTTGCGCAGTTCGAACCCGATCCTCTCCAAGCAGGACGCGTTCACGCCCGCAGCACCGCAGTACGGTCAGAACCAGTACGGGCGCTCGCCGTACAACCAGTACCCGCCGGAGGCCTACGGGCAGCCGGCGCCGGTGCAGCAGGCGCCCGAAGGTCGGATGACCTTCGACGACGTGGTCACCAAGACCGCCGTCACCCTGGGGCTGCTGGCCATCACCGCGGGGCTGGCCTGGATGCTCGTCCCCGACTCCCTCTACTTCCCCGCCATGGTCCTCTCCGGCCTCGTCGGGTTCCTCGTGGTCCTGGTGGTCTCGTTCCGCCGGCTGGTGTCCCCGCCCCTGGTGCTCGCCTACGCGGCCATCGAGGGTGTCTTCATCGGCATGATCAGCAAGGTCTTCGAGGGGTACTACCCCGGCATCGTGGCGCAGGCCGTGGTGGCGACCTTCTTCGCGGCGGGGGTCACCCTGGCGGCCTACAAGTTCTTCAACATCCGGGTGACCGCCAAGTTCCAGAAGGTCGTGGTCATCTCGACCATCGCCTTCGCGGCCCTGATGCTGGTCAACTTCATCTTCAGCCTGGCCACCGGCACCGGCGGCATCCGCGGCGGCATCACCGGCCCGGTCGGTCCGCTGGCCCTGGGGATCTCGGCGTTCGCGATCGTGCTCGCGGTGCTCAACCTGGTGCTCGACTTCGACTACGTCGAGAAGGGTGTCGCCATGGGCGCCCCGGCGCGCGAGTCCTGGCGTGCGGCGTTCGGCCTGACCGTCACGATGGTCTGGCTCTACGTCGAGATGCTGCGCCTGCTGTCCTACCTCCGCCGGTAG
- a CDS encoding cystathionine beta-synthase, translating into MQYVNSLTELIGNTPLVKLSRVTGDVVPLVLAKVEYLNPGGSVKDRIAVKMIEAAERDGSLKPGGTIVEPTSGNTGVGLAIAAQGRGYSCVFVCPDKVSEDKRNVLAAYGARVVVCPTAVEPDHPDSYYSTSDRLVREIPGAWKPDQYSNPNNPLSHYETTGPEIWAQTEGRITHFVTGMGTGGTISGAGRYLKEVSGGRVQVVGADPRGSVYSGGTGRPYLVEGVGEDFWPSTYDATIADRVIEVTDADSFAMTRRLAREEALLVGGSCGMATAAAVRLAAEIDDPDAVIVVLLPDSGRGYLTKIFNDDWLARYGFAPRPEESVRVVGDVLREKSGELPSLVHTHPNETIAEAVAILREYGVSQMPVVKAEPPVMAAEVVGSVSERGLLGALFSHRAGPADPVATVMEQPLPTLGATEAVSGAVALLVEDDALLVLDDGHPVGVLTRQDLLGDVR; encoded by the coding sequence GTGCAGTACGTGAACTCCCTGACCGAGCTGATCGGCAACACCCCGCTGGTGAAGCTCTCCCGCGTCACCGGCGACGTCGTCCCCCTGGTCCTGGCCAAGGTCGAGTACCTCAACCCGGGCGGCTCGGTGAAGGACCGGATCGCGGTCAAGATGATCGAGGCGGCCGAGCGTGACGGCTCGCTCAAGCCGGGCGGGACCATCGTCGAGCCGACCAGCGGCAACACCGGCGTCGGGCTGGCCATCGCCGCCCAGGGCCGCGGCTACTCCTGCGTCTTCGTCTGCCCCGACAAGGTCAGCGAGGACAAGCGGAACGTGCTCGCGGCCTACGGGGCCCGCGTCGTCGTCTGCCCCACCGCCGTCGAGCCCGACCACCCGGACTCCTACTACTCGACGTCGGACCGGCTGGTGCGCGAGATCCCGGGCGCGTGGAAGCCGGACCAGTACAGCAACCCCAACAACCCGCTGAGCCACTACGAGACCACGGGTCCGGAGATCTGGGCGCAGACGGAGGGCCGGATCACCCACTTCGTCACCGGGATGGGGACGGGCGGCACGATCAGCGGCGCCGGCCGGTACCTCAAGGAGGTCTCCGGCGGCCGCGTCCAGGTGGTCGGCGCCGACCCGCGCGGCTCGGTCTACTCCGGCGGCACGGGCCGGCCCTACCTCGTCGAGGGCGTGGGCGAGGACTTCTGGCCGAGCACCTACGACGCGACCATCGCCGACCGGGTCATCGAGGTCACCGACGCGGACTCCTTCGCCATGACGCGACGGCTGGCGCGCGAGGAGGCCCTGCTGGTCGGGGGCTCGTGCGGGATGGCCACCGCCGCGGCCGTCCGGCTGGCCGCCGAGATCGACGACCCGGACGCGGTCATCGTCGTCCTGCTGCCCGACTCCGGGCGGGGCTACCTGACCAAGATCTTCAACGACGACTGGCTGGCCCGCTACGGCTTCGCGCCGCGGCCGGAGGAGTCGGTGCGGGTCGTCGGGGACGTGCTGCGCGAGAAGTCGGGCGAGCTGCCCTCGCTGGTCCACACCCACCCCAACGAGACGATCGCCGAGGCGGTGGCCATCCTCCGCGAGTACGGCGTCTCCCAGATGCCGGTGGTCAAGGCGGAGCCGCCGGTGATGGCGGCGGAGGTCGTCGGCTCGGTCAGCGAGCGCGGGCTGCTCGGGGCGCTGTTCAGCCACCGCGCCGGGCCGGCCGACCCGGTCGCGACGGTCATGGAGCAACCGCTCCCGACGCTGGGGGCCACCGAGGCCGTGTCCGGCGCCGTCGCCCTGCTGGTCGAGGACGACGCCCTGCTGGTCCTCGACGACGGCCACCCGGTCGGCGTCCTGACCCGCCAGGACCTGCTCGGCGACGTGCGCTGA
- a CDS encoding NUDIX hydrolase yields MVGLTDDGGDSASTVFVHPLAHGADPTVVAHDAGWAVVRPLSADRGPDGEIVLTLRVRALDGEPRPPDPGRGRDAGLQLPPDAELEVRQRVAAYAVVLSDRGLLATEYSDRTAVPGRWGMPGGGIDADEQPADAVLREVGEETDQSVVLDDLVSVQTSHWVGRSPRGTLEDFQAVRLVYRATCPEPREPRVLDVGGTTESARWVPLATWPQVPWTHNWEQLLGELLR; encoded by the coding sequence GTGGTCGGTCTGACGGACGACGGCGGGGACTCGGCGTCGACCGTCTTCGTGCACCCTCTCGCGCACGGCGCCGACCCGACGGTCGTCGCCCACGACGCGGGCTGGGCGGTGGTCCGGCCGCTGTCGGCCGACCGCGGCCCGGACGGGGAGATCGTGCTGACCCTGCGGGTGCGGGCCCTCGACGGCGAGCCCCGCCCGCCCGACCCCGGACGAGGCCGCGACGCCGGGCTGCAGCTGCCGCCCGACGCCGAGCTCGAGGTGCGGCAGCGGGTCGCGGCCTACGCCGTCGTGCTCTCGGACCGGGGCCTGCTGGCCACCGAGTACTCCGACCGCACCGCCGTGCCCGGCCGCTGGGGGATGCCGGGCGGGGGCATCGACGCGGACGAGCAGCCTGCCGACGCCGTCCTCCGCGAGGTGGGCGAGGAGACCGACCAGAGCGTGGTGCTGGACGACCTCGTCTCGGTGCAGACGTCGCACTGGGTGGGCCGCAGCCCCCGCGGCACCCTGGAGGACTTCCAGGCCGTCCGGCTGGTCTACCGGGCGACCTGCCCGGAACCGCGCGAGCCGCGCGTGCTCGACGTCGGCGGCACGACCGAGTCGGCCCGCTGGGTCCCGCTGGCGACGTGGCCGCAGGTCCCCTGGACCCACAACTGGGAGCAGCTGCTCGGCGAGCTGCTCCGCTGA